A DNA window from Ancylothrix sp. D3o contains the following coding sequences:
- a CDS encoding histidine triad nucleotide-binding protein, with translation MSQPTDTIFSKIIRREIPADIVYEDDLCLAFKDVHPQAPVHLLVIPKKPIPKLADAVAEDHKLMGHLLLTAKRVAEQAGLTNGYRLVINNGEDGGQTVYHLHLHILGGRQLQWPPG, from the coding sequence ATGAGTCAACCTACCGATACAATTTTTAGCAAAATTATCCGCCGAGAAATTCCTGCGGATATTGTTTATGAGGATGATTTGTGTTTGGCGTTTAAGGATGTTCACCCTCAAGCGCCGGTGCATTTGTTGGTGATTCCCAAAAAACCGATTCCTAAGTTGGCGGATGCGGTGGCGGAGGATCACAAATTGATGGGTCATTTGTTGTTGACGGCGAAACGGGTGGCTGAACAGGCCGGTTTAACAAATGGTTATCGTTTGGTGATTAATAATGGGGAGGATGGAGGCCAAACTGTGTATCATTTACATTTGCATATTTTGGGGGGCCGGCAACTGCAATGGCCACCGGGTTAG
- a CDS encoding YifB family Mg chelatase-like AAA ATPase, with amino-acid sequence MLARVWSASLVGIDAVKVGVEVDVSGGLPGIVVVGLPDTAVQESKERVKAAIKNAGFAFPMRKIVINLTPADLRKEGPSFDLAISIGILAASEQLSPELLGDFLFLGEVSLDSSLRPVAGVLPVAAAAQKLGITGLIVPVDNAQEAALVKGLSVYGCKNLAEVADLLNNPERYQPTKLTNFAELSTNQNPGLDLKDVKGQIHARRALEIAAAGGHNLIFVGPPGSGKTMLARRLPSILPPLTFEEALEVTQIHSVAGLLKNRGSLVSERPFRSPHHSASGPSLVGGGSFPKPGEISLGHRGVLFADELTEFKRDVLEFLRQPLEDGFVTISRTRQSVTFPAKFTLVASTNPCACGYYGDPIQPCTCSPAKREQYWAKLSGPLMDRIDLQVAVNRLKPEEITRQTTGEESQPVRERVQKARQLATERFSQEAGLRCNAEMRSEHLRQWCQLNDICQTLLENAIRKLGLSARATDRILKVSRTIADLAAEKDISPAHVAEAIQYRTIDRMQ; translated from the coding sequence GTGCTTGCAAGAGTTTGGAGTGCATCATTAGTTGGAATAGACGCCGTAAAAGTCGGAGTAGAAGTTGATGTATCCGGCGGCTTACCCGGCATCGTCGTAGTCGGACTGCCAGACACCGCCGTGCAAGAATCAAAAGAGCGCGTCAAAGCAGCCATCAAAAATGCCGGTTTTGCTTTCCCGATGCGAAAAATCGTCATTAACCTTACCCCCGCAGACTTACGCAAAGAAGGGCCAAGTTTCGATTTAGCCATCAGTATTGGCATCCTCGCCGCCTCTGAACAACTTTCGCCCGAACTACTGGGAGATTTCCTATTTTTAGGTGAAGTTTCCCTAGATAGCAGCTTGCGTCCGGTTGCCGGTGTCTTACCCGTCGCCGCCGCCGCCCAAAAACTCGGCATCACCGGCCTGATTGTTCCCGTCGATAATGCACAAGAAGCTGCACTTGTCAAGGGTCTAAGTGTTTATGGATGCAAAAATTTAGCAGAAGTCGCCGACTTACTCAACAACCCCGAAAGATATCAGCCTACTAAATTAACAAACTTCGCAGAATTAAGCACAAATCAAAACCCCGGCCTCGATCTCAAAGACGTAAAAGGCCAAATACACGCCCGCCGAGCCCTCGAAATTGCTGCCGCCGGTGGACATAACTTAATCTTTGTCGGCCCCCCAGGAAGCGGCAAAACCATGTTAGCCCGTCGTTTACCCAGCATTTTACCCCCTTTAACCTTTGAAGAAGCCCTCGAAGTAACGCAAATTCACTCAGTAGCCGGTTTATTAAAAAATCGAGGTTCCCTTGTCAGCGAAAGACCCTTTCGCAGTCCCCATCATTCGGCGTCTGGCCCTTCCCTGGTTGGCGGTGGCAGTTTTCCTAAACCTGGCGAAATTTCTTTAGGCCATAGGGGTGTCCTTTTCGCCGACGAATTAACAGAATTTAAACGCGACGTTTTAGAGTTTTTAAGACAACCTTTAGAAGATGGATTTGTGACAATTTCTCGCACCAGACAATCTGTAACTTTTCCCGCCAAATTTACCTTAGTTGCCAGTACAAATCCTTGTGCTTGTGGTTATTATGGAGACCCAATTCAACCTTGCACTTGTTCACCGGCCAAACGTGAACAATACTGGGCAAAACTATCTGGGCCTTTAATGGATCGCATCGATTTACAAGTAGCCGTTAACCGGCTCAAACCCGAAGAAATTACCAGACAAACCACCGGCGAAGAATCCCAGCCCGTCAGGGAAAGAGTACAAAAAGCCCGTCAACTTGCCACCGAAAGATTTTCACAAGAAGCCGGTTTACGATGCAATGCAGAAATGCGTTCAGAACATTTGCGCCAGTGGTGTCAACTTAATGATATTTGTCAAACTTTATTAGAAAACGCCATCCGCAAACTAGGACTATCAGCACGGGCCACAGATAGAATTTTAAAAGTATCAAGAACCATTGCCGATTTAGCAGCAGAAAAAGACATTTCACCGGCTCACGTTGCCGAAGCAATACAATATCGAACCATTGACCGAATGCAATAA
- a CDS encoding helix-turn-helix domain-containing protein, protein MPKRVTVLPHLSGSELESRYRQAKDPVERTHYQIVWLLASGKTTQEVAQVTGYSLDWIRKIVRRYNQTGIEGLGDRRHDNPGGEPLLSEAQQAQLWQALHGPAPDGGLWNSRKVAEWISAQINRPVAMQRGWDYLQQMGFRLNGERESVEEVSAPQQRRKKTLKGEY, encoded by the coding sequence ATGCCTAAACGAGTTACTGTTCTACCTCACTTGAGTGGATCTGAACTGGAAAGCCGCTATCGTCAAGCAAAAGATCCGGTTGAGCGCACTCACTATCAAATTGTTTGGTTACTGGCTTCGGGGAAAACTACCCAGGAGGTCGCCCAAGTGACCGGCTATAGTTTAGATTGGATTCGTAAAATTGTCCGCCGCTACAATCAAACGGGTATTGAGGGTTTGGGAGACCGCCGCCACGATAACCCTGGCGGTGAGCCGTTGCTGTCGGAAGCGCAACAAGCTCAACTATGGCAAGCTTTACATGGGCCGGCCCCGGATGGGGGTTTGTGGAACAGTCGCAAGGTTGCGGAGTGGATCTCTGCCCAAATTAACCGGCCGGTGGCAATGCAGCGGGGATGGGATTATTTGCAACAAATGGGGTTTCGTTTAAATGGCGAGCGCGAAAGCGTTGAGGAAGTTTCGGCACCACAACAACGGCGTAAAAAAACGCTCAAAGGTGAATATTGA
- a CDS encoding transposase: MQLTERHIIKSTDHRFTQIDDLAFLSKNLYNAANYVIRQNFVYGWGYLNYNEMNRLMKSHQAYKALPAKVSQQILMVLDKNWKSFFEAAKTYKADSSKFTGRPKLPKYKDKTKGRNLLVYTIQAISSKQLKKGVIKLSGTELSIKTQVNPNQICQVRLVPKCDSYVIEVIYDACTERSRSERESTTKDNNFVASIDLGLDNLVALTSNQPGFIPLLINGRPLKSLNQFYNKRKAQLQSQLKGGRKTSSRIQRLTRCRHQKVDNYLHHTSRMIVDILVTQQMGTLVIGKNVQWKTEINLGKKINQNFVSIPHSRLIEMLEYKARLVGITVIVQEESYTSRSSFLGLDPIPVYGNIEKESVFTGKRIKRGLYKTSTGQLINSDVNASYNILRKAIPNAFSHGIESCVVQPRRVNPLKVKAKGEGLEASHVYK, encoded by the coding sequence ATGCAGCTAACAGAAAGGCACATCATTAAATCAACGGATCACCGTTTCACTCAAATTGACGACCTAGCCTTTTTATCCAAAAACCTCTACAATGCCGCCAATTACGTCATTCGTCAGAATTTTGTTTATGGATGGGGTTATCTCAATTACAACGAAATGAATCGATTGATGAAGTCTCATCAAGCCTACAAGGCTTTACCTGCTAAAGTAAGTCAGCAAATCTTGATGGTACTAGACAAGAATTGGAAATCGTTTTTTGAAGCAGCTAAAACTTACAAGGCTGACTCTTCAAAATTCACTGGTCGCCCAAAATTGCCAAAGTACAAAGACAAAACCAAAGGACGAAACCTTCTCGTCTACACAATTCAAGCAATTAGCAGCAAACAGTTGAAGAAAGGAGTCATTAAACTTTCCGGCACTGAACTTTCAATTAAAACCCAAGTCAATCCCAACCAGATTTGTCAAGTTAGACTGGTTCCAAAATGCGATTCCTATGTAATAGAGGTGATTTATGATGCTTGTACTGAGCGTAGTCGAAGTGAACGGGAGTCCACCACTAAAGATAACAACTTTGTAGCTAGTATTGATTTGGGGCTCGATAATTTAGTGGCGTTAACTTCAAATCAACCGGGATTTATCCCTTTGTTGATTAACGGGCGACCATTAAAATCTCTCAACCAGTTCTACAACAAGCGCAAGGCACAATTACAATCCCAATTAAAAGGGGGTCGCAAAACCTCGTCACGCATTCAACGCTTAACCCGCTGTCGCCATCAAAAAGTAGATAATTATTTGCATCATACCAGTCGCATGATTGTTGATATTTTGGTCACGCAACAAATGGGGACGCTAGTAATTGGCAAAAATGTCCAGTGGAAAACTGAGATTAATTTAGGAAAAAAAATCAATCAAAACTTTGTCAGCATTCCTCACTCTCGATTAATTGAAATGTTAGAGTACAAAGCTCGGTTGGTGGGAATCACAGTAATTGTGCAGGAAGAATCTTACACGTCCAGAAGTAGCTTTCTGGGTTTAGACCCAATTCCTGTTTACGGGAACATAGAAAAAGAGTCTGTATTTACTGGGAAACGGATTAAACGAGGTTTGTACAAAACATCAACTGGTCAGTTAATTAATTCTGATGTGAATGCTTCTTACAATATTCTTAGAAAGGCAATCCCAAATGCGTTCAGCCATGGGATAGAGAGCTGCGTAGTTCAGCCAAGGCGGGTTAATCCGCTCAAAGTAAAAGCGAAAGGGGAGGGACTCGAAGCCTCTCATGTCTATAAATGA